The genomic segment CTTACTGGGTAAAAAGGAAGTAGTCGCAACTGTCTTACAAGATAAACGCAATCCGGATGCGAACGTCATGAAAGTGACAACGCTCTTGCAAACAGAGCTGGGCATTCCTCACCCGGGCTTGATCCAGCTCAAACTAGAGGGCTCCGCACTCCGAATCGGTCCCTCAATCGGGATCGTCACGACTGGCATACGACGAGATCCCAAGCAACCAATTGGCTCTCGCACTTCGTTTTTTTACAATCTGTTACAGGCTCAAGAAGGGAAAGGCGTTTTCTACTATATATTTTCCCCCACCGATGTAGACTGGGAATCCAATACAGTCAAAGCGTGGTTCTTGCGCAGAAGCAAGTCAGGGGGCTACTTTTGGAAAAAGCATGTTACCGCCATGCCCGATGTCGTCTATGATCGTATTCCCTCTCGTTCGGCAGAAAAACATGAAGCCGTTCGGGAATTCAAGTATCGACTCGCCAGTTACCCCAATTTACCGATGTTCAATCAGGGCTTTTTTAACAAATGGGGCGTGCACCAACTGCTGTATCCGAATCCAGAAGTGAATGAGCATATCCCGGAGACTTACACCTCTCCGTCCCTTACAACTGTTCGAAACTTGCTGCGTAAATACCCTATCGTTTATTTGAAGCCCAAAAATGGAAGTCTCGGGTACGGTATTGTCAAAGTTGTTCGCCAAGCAGGCGGTGGCTTTACTGCCTCCTATCATACAGGCAGCGGTAATGTAAAAAGACAATTTTCCAAGCTGTCCAGCCTTTATCAGCATGTCTTCCGCAGTCGTCGCGTCAGTTCGTATCTGGCACAACAGGGCATTCCGCTCATGACATTCCATGGACGACCGTTTGACTTCCGTGTTCACTTGCATAAAAATCAACAAAACGAGTGGGTCGTCTCCTGCACGGCAGCCAAGGTTGCAGGTTCTGGCAGCGTAACTACCCACGTACGCACAGGTGGTACTGTCATCCCCGGCGATGACCTGTTGCAGCACCTGTTTGGCAGACAAAAAGCCCTCATGACCCAGCGCATTTCTGAAGCCTCGATTCGACTCGCTACCGCGATTGAACTGGCAAAAGGGATTGATTTAGGAGAATTGGGGCTGGACATGGGGATTGATACGCAAGGCCATGTCTGGATGTTCGAAGCGAATTCCAAGCCTGGCCGTTCTATATTCAAACACGCCCGTCTCAGGCAGGCTGATCACGAATCACGCAAGCTGCTCGTCGATTATAGCTGTTACTTGGCCAATTTCTAGTTGCACGCGATCTGTACCGTTTTTCAGGAAGGAGGAACACCATGCTTCAGCAGCGCTCCGGGTGGCTGACGATCCTCCCTAGCGGTAGATGGTTCGTACAGTTACCTCGGCTAGTCCTTAAACGCTCGCCAAAGCCACTGGTCGCCAGTCTCGGTCCCTTTTCTCATACGAAACGGATATACGCTGGTTTACCCCGCGTGCAACCAAGGCGTATTCGTACACGCATTAACTGGAAAATGGCGGGCGACTCCCTGAAGCTTGGCCCATTATTTGGCATATTGACCGTTGGTGAAGGGGCAACATTTTTAGGAAATCGCGAGAACTTCAAGGATATTACTCAATCGGGGAAGCAATGGGGTGCACTCGTTTATGTATTCACTCCACAAGGAATCAATTGGGAGAAGAAAAAGGTGCGCGGCTATTTGTACAACAATCGTCTAAACTCGTGGCAAGAGGTGATTCTACCTTTCCCCCATGTGGTTTACAACCGAATTCCGACGAGAAAAGCAGAACGGCGACCTGAAGTCCGAAGAGCATTGAACCGCATTCATGAGATGCCAAATGTCACATTGTTTAATCGCCGCTTTTTTGACAAGCAAAAACTGTTTACGATGCTGGAGTCCCACCTGGAGGTGCAAGCTTTTCTACCTGAGACGAAGCAACTGGACACCTTGGCTCGCTTTCGAAGCTTTTGTACAGAACATCGCTTTGTCTACTTGAAGCCTGTGCGTGGTAAAGCGGGGGAAGGGATTATGCGCATTGATTTCAAAAACGATAAGTGGTTCCTGCAACGGTTAAAGGAACAAAAGGCCATTACTCGCCGCTTTTCCAATTTGAATGATGTATGGAAGCACATCAGACTTCATGTCAAACAGCAGAAGTACATCATGCAACAAGGTATCCGTCGTGCCCGCTACAACGGTAAACCTTTTGATGTGCGCGTCCTCGTACAGAAAGATGGCGAGGGCGAGTGGAGCGTAACCGGAGTCGGCATCAGAAGGTCTGGCTCGCAAAGCATCACCACTCATGTGCCACGAGGAGGCTCGATCCACTCGTTATCAACCGTTCTGCAAGCCTTGTTCAAAAATAATCCCGAGCAAATGGAAAGACACATTCACGATACGGCGCTCGCCATCGCACGGTCATTAAATGCAGAATGGACGGATTTGGCTGAGATGTCTATGGACTTTGGCTTGACAGAAGAAGGAAAGCTATGGTTCTTTGAAGCGAATGCAAAGCCGGAGAAATTCGATGAACCATCAATCCGACGATTATCGTTAGCGAATTTGATCCACTACGCACAGCATGTCTCCCGCTTGCAAAACAAGCGAGGAATTGCCGCAGGATAAGGGAGTCGAACAGCACTGGCTGATTCACAGACGACCTTGGTGCGATTTGCCCGTCAGGAAGGGGAACGGCGCATCACCCAACGAACGACTGGCTGACGCGATTGACCCCCATGTGTTGGCTCATAAGGTCAAAAACCGAGAAAAAATCCGCTGTTTCCTGATGAAAATGGGGTCAATCCTTCCTGGTTGTAGATAAACGCTACCGCAATAGGTGAATCGGCATGCTGGCTGTACGTGCGGGTAGCACTAAACAATGAGGCAAGTCTCACGTTTTGATCTAAAGGAACATGCCGTTTAGACTTCGGCATGTTTTTTTCGTTTTCGGATGCATGACAATATCGAGCTTGGAAAAAATACTCCATGGAGGTGGTCTTAACCATGACCTACACAAATAACAATATGATGCAATCCCAGCAACAACCTCAATTTTTCGGAGCAGTAAGCCCTGCAGGTTCTATGTTCCAACCAGGCTTCGCCGGAACCAACGTACAAGAAGTACAGTATTGGAACCAAGGCGGTCATGCACCACAATCCATCGGAGCGCCTTCCTCTGCTGTATCCTTCAGCGGTGGAGTCGGTGGTGCCCAATCCATCTTTTCCCCAGGCTTTGCGAATACCAATGCTCAAGAAGTAAGACAGCAAAATGCTGGCTATCCAGCACAACAACAGCAACAACAACAATTTGGTTTTGGTCAAAATCAGGCATCCCAGTACATCCAGGCTCAGCCATCGTATCAACCAGCATTTAGTGGCGGAGCGAACTCGATCTTTTCTCCTGGCTTTGCTGGAACCAATGTTCAAGAGGTTCAAGCGCGAAATCAAGCTGGCTATAGCAGCTTCGCGGGTCCAACTGGCTTCGCTGGACAAGCTGGCTTTGTGAACCAAGCTGGAAACGCTGGACAAACTGGCTTTGTGAACCAAGCCGGAAACGCTGGCAGCATCTTTTCCCCAGGCTTTGCCGGAACCAATGTTCAAGAAGTACGCCAATTGAACAACACCGGCTTCGGTCTGCAAGCACAGCAGCCTCAACAGCAACAGCAGGCTTTTGCGAATACACTCGGCATGGGAGCACAATCTGTCTTCACTCCGGGTTTTGCTGGCACGAATGTGCAAGAGGTGCGCCAATTGAACGCTCCAGGTCAGGCAGCTCCACACACAGGGTCAATCTTCCCTGGCACTTTCTAAATGAAAAAAGCGTGACCATCCATCGCGACGGTCACGCTTTTTGTTATGTGATGGTTCAGCAGTCTGCATTTTCCCAAACCGCCTGATACACGGCGTGCAAATCTTGCAGACTCTGTTCATCCACTGTAAAAATGATGCTGCCAAACACGTAGGCATCATTCTGTACGCAGGACCATCCATCACCGTTTGGTTGAAACTGCGCCTCTACACACGCCTCAGTTTGATCCAGCAGTCGCCGTACCGCTACATGCTTTTCCAACGATGGTCGATATCTGTCCATCACTTGCGCAAGACGTTCATCCTGACGCGCCAGCCGATACAGGGCAAGCTCAATCTGGAGCCAGCAGGTTACATAAAAATGGAACTCCAAAAATAACGTGTGTACGGCTGCACGGATTTTGTCGTGGTCACCAGCTTCCAAGGCTGCACGTGCTTCCTGCTTTTTCTCCTGAATCAGGTCAAAATGACTGACTGCTCCGCGGTAAAACTTGCGCACCACGTTGTACAACATCTCGGGAGTACGCGGCGGAAGACTCCGATGTCGGTTTTGCACATCTCGCATGGCTTGTTCTCCTCTTTCCGACGCTCGTTTTCTTCTATTGTACAACAACAATGGTGCACGATGCAGGCAGCCTACTCTTTCCCGTTTTTCCAGTAGTCATAGGCATGAATGGCGAGCCCCCAATAAGAGGAGTATCGATCCAGCGCTTTTGTCACCAGATCCAGCTGCCGATCCATTTCCCCTATGCCTTCCTCGTAAAAAGTGATCCCGTTCCCTTCGTGGCTCTCTTTCGTCTCCACGGCGACGACCAGCTTTTTATGGAGGCTCTCCGCATACTTCATCTGATTTTCAACCAAGCCGATGATGCCAGGAGCGCGATCGCGAAATGCCATCAAGGTCGTATGATCAAGCTGTTTGATCATCCAATGCGAAAACGGCAATTCGGGCTGGCCCGGCGTAGGTGTCTTGTCCAGCCATGCGGCAAGATCGACGCTTGCTTCCAAGGAAGTCCCATTCTTGGTCTCCTCAACAAAAGCTTCGATATTACCCATCCATTGGCGTAAGACTGCCTCTTTATCCTCGCGCCAGACAGGAAGGACATACGGCTCGATGTCTAAGTGAATGCCGTGAAATTGCTCTTCTGTCGAGACAGACTCATTGTAGGCTTTCACCCAATTCACGAGCTTCATGATCTTGCTTCGACTTTCAGACAGAGCCCAAATCGGATGACCGCCCATCGCATGAACCTCGATACCCGCTTCACGTGCCTCTCTCACGAAATCGCGATAATAGGAAATCGGCTGCTCCAAATCTAAACGAACATAGAGGAGATTCACCCCGTTTTGTTCTGCAAAGGAGAGAATTTCCTCCTTTTCCGTGCCAATCAATTCTGCACGCCATATGTAGGTGCCTTTGTAGCGTTGCTTGGTGACCGGGGGCAGTGGAGTCGCCTCCTTCCAGTAGCGATAATCGTGGATTGCAACACCAGAGAAGGACGGATGCTGTGCCAAATATGTGGGCAATTGCTCTACTTGCTGTTTCATGTGAGCCGGACCTTCCTCTGCAAAAGAAGAGTGGTCTTCATCCAGCGGCTTCATATTCACAGCGACCAAGACGCGTGTCTCTAATTCATCCGCTTCCTTCATTTCATTATCAATCAAATTCAGGATGCCGTTTTGACCGGAAAGTGTGTCACGATACGCCATGATACATACCGTATCAAACTGACTCATCATCCATTTGGACAAAGACATTTCTTCTTGTCCCGGAACGGGAATATCGTCCAGCCAAAAAGGAATGGCTGCACTGGCAACCAAATCCTGATCTTTTGACACCTCGGCTGTGAACGCCTGCACATTGGCTTGCCATTCACGGATAATCCGCTTCTGATCGCTCTCCCAAAACGGCAAAAGATACGGCTCGATGTCTAACTGAATCCCGCGAATCCGCTCATTCTTCTCTGCTTCACGGTTGTAGCTTTTTACCCAGTGGACGATGTTCATCATCCGCTTTTCATTGCTTTTGAGCGCCCACGCCGGATGGCCGGCTACCGCATGAACCTCGATCCCCATCTCTGTCGCTTCGCGAATAAAATCGCGGTAGTATTCATAGGGCTTGTTCATTTCGATTCGCAAGTAGACGAGATTAATATCGTTACTTTTGCAGAAATCGAGAATCTCTTGTTTCTCTCTCCCGATCATCTCGGATTGCCAGATCCACGTTGCTTTACTCTTCTTCTCCGCTGGGGAAAAGCCGAACAGAAAGCCGACCGTCAGGCAGAGAACACTCAAATAGATGCGCGCAGCTTTCATTCGTCAAAGTTGCTCCTCTCGTTGACTTGCGTGCTTCCAGCTCTCGTAATCATGGATCGCACTTCCTGCAAACGCCGGATTGTTTGACAGCTCCTCCTGTAAAATGGCCAACTGGCTGTTCATCTCTTCTGTGCCTTCTTCATAAAAGCTCACATGAGCGCCTTCCATCGTTTCCATGATGTTGACGCCTACGATGACCGACCCTTTATTCTGTACATTGGCATCATCGACGATCTTTTCTACGATTTCGACGATCCCATTTTGCCCAAGGGCTTGATTGCGGTAGGCCATTAACGTAATACTGTCGAGTCGCTGCACCATCCAGTTGCTCACTTTCTCATCACTGCCAGGAACCTTTACGGAGTCGATCCAAAAAGGCAAATCGGCACCGACAGCGAGATCCGTATCCTTCTTCGTCTCCGCTGCCAGATAGCTGACATTTTTCAGCCATTGCCGGACGATTTCTTCCTGGTCTTCCTTCCACGCAGGCAAGAGGTACGGCTCGATATCGACGTGAATCCCTGAGAATCGTTCATCTGGCTTGGCACTGCGATTGAACGCCTTCACCCAGGAGATGAGATCGTCGATGCTCTGGCGATTCGCTGTTAACGCCCAATTTGGGTCACCGCCAAGCGCCTCTACCTTGATGCCTGCCTCGTTGGCTCTCTCAATGAAGGTACGATACGTCTGAGGCGCAACAGCTGTTGGCTCAACGTGAAGATAGATCAGGTTGATGTCGTTTTTCTCGGCAAACTCGATCATTTCATCGGTTTGGGTCTCCATTTGCTTGGCATCCCATATCCAGGTTGCTTTTGTCAGGGCGGAGCGGGGGTTTGCCAACGACAGCATGATGATCGAAGCCACTGTCACAAGGAGCAGTGCTATCCAAAGCCAGCTATATCGACGAAGTACCTGCATCAGTGCCGGTCGATACCGTACTGTTGTGTCGTCGCTCCCACTCCAGCAAATGCCCGCTCACCAAACGTACTGCCGTCAACCGCTGAAAACGGCGGAATTCGCGTGTAATCCTCGATGCACTTGTTTTTGACCAGCGCGTGCGGCCCGATCTGGCAGCCTTCACCGATCTGTGTTTCACCGAACAGGCAGGTTCCCGGATAGAGCACCGTATCTCGCCCGATCATTACGTCTGAATCAATGTACGTCGCGCTCGGGTCTATCATCGTAACTCCGTTTCGCATATGGAATTCGTTGATTCGCTTGCGCATCAGCTGTTCCAAATCAGCGAGCTGCACACGATCATTGACGCCATTGCCTTCTTCGGGATCATCCGTTGCAAACGCTGCTACCAAATGACCTTGTTCTTGCAAAAGCCCCAGAACGTCCGGCAAGTAAAACTCCCCTTGCGCATTTTCGTTTGAGACCATCGGCAGCATCGAAAACAGCTTTTGATTGTCGAAGCAAAAGATTCCGGTGCTGATCTCGTTCACCTTTTTTTGTCCCAGGGTCGCGTCTTTTTCCTCGATAATTTTTCGGACATCGCCGTTCTCGTCGCGAATGATCCTGCCATAACCTGTAGGCTCGTCCACAATGGATGTCAAAACCGTGGCTGCTGCCTGTTTATGCTGGTGATACTCGAGCAAACTTCGCAGCGTCTGTTCTTGTACGAGCGGTGTATCACCATTCATGACAATCGTCACGCCATCCTGTGCTCCGAGAATTTCGTGGCTCATCCAAACAGCATGAGCAGTACCCAGCTGATCCGGTTGATACGCATACTGAACGCGGTTTTTTAATTGCTCTTTGACCACTTCGGCTCCGTGACCGACAACGACGACCAAGTGGCGAAGTGACAGTGCTTCCAATGTCTCTACGACATGTTCAATCATCGGCTTCCCGCAGATTGGATGCATGACCTTGTAGAGCGAAGATTTCATTCTGGTTCCTTTTCCTGCTGCCAATACTACTGCATGTATGTTCATCCTATCGCCTCCGTCTTGGTCAGCTCTCCTTTTGCAAGCTGGCCTTGTTGGATTTGCTGATCGAAGTATGGTTTCAATTCATAGGTCAGTGTGTCAATCATCATGCTCAAATTAATGTCTTTCCTCTGCACGCCCAGCTGATAGGCCTGAAGCATAATCTCCAGTAATTTCTCCTGATTCAACGTCCGCTTCGAGGTGTTCATTCATCTTTCCCCCTTT from the Brevibacillus brevis genome contains:
- a CDS encoding YheC/YheD family endospore coat-associated protein; translated protein: METFRMRLRFLSNPRISGIILPATLFQQLQLRQRQKIKVLLGKKEVVATVLQDKRNPDANVMKVTTLLQTELGIPHPGLIQLKLEGSALRIGPSIGIVTTGIRRDPKQPIGSRTSFFYNLLQAQEGKGVFYYIFSPTDVDWESNTVKAWFLRRSKSGGYFWKKHVTAMPDVVYDRIPSRSAEKHEAVREFKYRLASYPNLPMFNQGFFNKWGVHQLLYPNPEVNEHIPETYTSPSLTTVRNLLRKYPIVYLKPKNGSLGYGIVKVVRQAGGGFTASYHTGSGNVKRQFSKLSSLYQHVFRSRRVSSYLAQQGIPLMTFHGRPFDFRVHLHKNQQNEWVVSCTAAKVAGSGSVTTHVRTGGTVIPGDDLLQHLFGRQKALMTQRISEASIRLATAIELAKGIDLGELGLDMGIDTQGHVWMFEANSKPGRSIFKHARLRQADHESRKLLVDYSCYLANF
- a CDS encoding YheC/YheD family endospore coat-associated protein, whose translation is MLQQRSGWLTILPSGRWFVQLPRLVLKRSPKPLVASLGPFSHTKRIYAGLPRVQPRRIRTRINWKMAGDSLKLGPLFGILTVGEGATFLGNRENFKDITQSGKQWGALVYVFTPQGINWEKKKVRGYLYNNRLNSWQEVILPFPHVVYNRIPTRKAERRPEVRRALNRIHEMPNVTLFNRRFFDKQKLFTMLESHLEVQAFLPETKQLDTLARFRSFCTEHRFVYLKPVRGKAGEGIMRIDFKNDKWFLQRLKEQKAITRRFSNLNDVWKHIRLHVKQQKYIMQQGIRRARYNGKPFDVRVLVQKDGEGEWSVTGVGIRRSGSQSITTHVPRGGSIHSLSTVLQALFKNNPEQMERHIHDTALAIARSLNAEWTDLAEMSMDFGLTEEGKLWFFEANAKPEKFDEPSIRRLSLANLIHYAQHVSRLQNKRGIAAG
- the glmU gene encoding bifunctional UDP-N-acetylglucosamine diphosphorylase/glucosamine-1-phosphate N-acetyltransferase GlmU yields the protein MNIHAVVLAAGKGTRMKSSLYKVMHPICGKPMIEHVVETLEALSLRHLVVVVGHGAEVVKEQLKNRVQYAYQPDQLGTAHAVWMSHEILGAQDGVTIVMNGDTPLVQEQTLRSLLEYHQHKQAAATVLTSIVDEPTGYGRIIRDENGDVRKIIEEKDATLGQKKVNEISTGIFCFDNQKLFSMLPMVSNENAQGEFYLPDVLGLLQEQGHLVAAFATDDPEEGNGVNDRVQLADLEQLMRKRINEFHMRNGVTMIDPSATYIDSDVMIGRDTVLYPGTCLFGETQIGEGCQIGPHALVKNKCIEDYTRIPPFSAVDGSTFGERAFAGVGATTQQYGIDRH